CGGACAGGGCCGAGGCGCTTCTGCTGGCGCACTACGGGAGGATGACGGCGCACAACGGCCCGGTGCGCGGCATCCCCGTCGGGGCGCTGGACGCGGAGTGGGAGATAGAGGAGGTGGAGGCGTGAGGTCACCATACCCATACTTCGGCGGGAAGTCCAAGGCCGCACACCTGATCTGGAACGCACTGGGCGACGTGGATAACTACGTCGAGCCGTTCTTTGGCTCCGGTGCTGTCCTACTGGCCCGACCGGACGAGCACCAATGGTGGAATCGCACAGAGACCGTGAACGACATTGACGGCATGATCGCAAACTTCTGGCGTGCGCTACAGGCCGAACCGGACAGGGTAGCCGAGCACGCCGATCATCCGGTCAACGAGAACGACCTGCACGCCCGACATGCGTGGCTGGTGGGGCAGAAGGACAGCCTGCAAGCGCGGCTAGAGGGCGACCCCGGCTTCAGCGACCCGAAGATCGCGGGCTGGTGGGTCTGGGGTACGGCTTGCTGGATCGGTTCAGGGTTCTGCTCCGGCAACGGCCCCTGGAAGGTAGTCAACCGGCAGCTAGTCCACCTTGGCGACGAAGGCCAGGGTGTCAACCGGAAGCTAGTCCACCTTGGCAACGGCCAGGGTGTCAACCGGAAGCTAGTCCACCTTGGCGGAGGCCGGGGTGTCAACCGGAAGCGGGTCCGGCTGTCAGGGTTCGCGGAGACAGGCGTCAACGCCCGTCTCGATCTGGTGGAGTACATGCGCGAATTG
This sequence is a window from Armatimonadota bacterium. Protein-coding genes within it:
- a CDS encoding DNA adenine methylase; amino-acid sequence: MRSPYPYFGGKSKAAHLIWNALGDVDNYVEPFFGSGAVLLARPDEHQWWNRTETVNDIDGMIANFWRALQAEPDRVAEHADHPVNENDLHARHAWLVGQKDSLQARLEGDPGFSDPKIAGWWVWGTACWIGSGFCSGNGPWKVVNRQLVHLGDEGQGVNRKLVHLGNGQGVNRKLVHLGGGRGVNRKRVRLSGFAETGVNARLDLVEYMRELADRMRRVRVCCGDWSRVCGPSVTVNHGLTGVFLDPPYSASAGRASGLYRRDSLTVAHDVRDWCLENGSDPLLRIVLAGYDREGHEALESAGWRVHAWKGPAGFDGQGDGTNTNRTKERLWLSPGCVDALAQLPLIESRT